The Brachyspira sp. SAP_772 genome includes the window ACCCCATATTTTTTGAAGCTTCTATATCATCTATTCTGTCTCCAATCATAATGGTTTCGTTTTTATTGAAGTTTTCTTTAAGAGAAACCTCTTTTAAAACATCAAGTTTATTTTTTATAACTCCTCCAAAAATAGCTCCATACATATTAGTAAAATATTTATCCAAATCAAAATGCTTTATTATTCTAACAGCAGATTCTAAAGGTTTCGCAGTTGCTAAATAAATATTGAAATTATTGCTGTGTAAAGTTTTTATTAAATCATCTATACCGTCATAAAGAGTGCAATTAAAAAGCCCATCGTTTCCATTATAGTCTTCTCTGTAATACTTTATAAACTCCATTGCCTTATCTTGATCATCATAAACATATTTTTTAAAACTCATATCAAGAGGAGGGCCAATAAATTTTCTTAGAGTATTATCTTCAGGCAATACAATATTTAAATTAGGATAAATCTCAGACATTTTTTTTATGCCATATTTAACAGCATTTGTAATACCATTAGCAGAATCTGTAATAGTGCCGTCCAAATCAAATAGAATATTTTTATATTTACTTTTCATTATCTTTCCACAAATATATATCCAGATGCAGGAAGTATCTCAAAACTTTTTTTCGATTTTTCTTTCATAGCCTTAAAAAGTAAATTAAGCCCTAAACTATCACTAGCCATATGCCCAGCACAAACAATATTAATACTATATTTTTTGCACTCTTCTATATGATTATCAGATAAATGCATCACAACTAAAGTACCAATACCCGCATTAGCTAAAGCAGAAATCATTCCAATATCAAAAGAAGCTCCCCCTGTCATATCTACAACAATCTTTCCCGCTCTATTTTTTTCATTTCCATTAAAAAGTTTAGGAGGATTATTATTCTTTGAT containing:
- a CDS encoding HAD hydrolase-like protein; this translates as MKSKYKNILFDLDGTITDSANGITNAVKYGIKKMSEIYPNLNIVLPEDNTLRKFIGPPLDMSFKKYVYDDQDKAMEFIKYYREDYNGNDGLFNCTLYDGIDDLIKTLHSNNFNIYLATAKPLESAVRIIKHFDLDKYFTNMYGAIFGGVIKNKLDVLKEVSLKENFNKNETIMIGDRIDDIEASKNMGFDSIAVRYGFGNDEEFRDATYIADNTKQILDIIITK